Proteins found in one Sulfurirhabdus autotrophica genomic segment:
- a CDS encoding aldo/keto reductase, with translation MRLVLGTVQFGLPYGVANQDGQVSRSVAKDMLKLAEANGIDTLDTAIAYGESETCLGEVGTQGFKLVTKLPSVPVDCADVSGWVQEQVNESLARLGVSVVYGLLLHRSEQLLGKGGKALFQTLQGLKEAGQVQKVGVSIYDPSELEALIPQYRFDLVQAPFNLVDRRLHTTGWLQRLKHVGVEIHARSAFLQGLLLMPRADIPAKFAPWTELWDKWHNWLASHSVSAVQACLAYPLSFSEVDRVVIGADSVSQLEQIIRAANSAVSDELPDLHCDAEDLINPSHWPRL, from the coding sequence ATGAGGCTCGTCCTTGGCACAGTCCAATTCGGTTTGCCCTATGGCGTTGCCAATCAAGACGGACAAGTAAGCCGTTCGGTCGCAAAAGACATGCTGAAACTTGCTGAGGCCAATGGCATCGACACGCTCGATACCGCCATCGCATACGGTGAGAGTGAAACTTGCCTGGGTGAAGTGGGCACGCAAGGTTTCAAGCTGGTGACTAAACTACCATCAGTGCCCGTTGATTGTGCTGATGTAAGCGGTTGGGTTCAAGAACAAGTTAACGAATCACTGGCACGCCTTGGTGTGAGTGTGGTGTATGGTCTGTTGCTGCACCGTTCTGAGCAATTGCTTGGCAAAGGCGGCAAAGCACTTTTTCAAACCTTGCAAGGTTTGAAAGAAGCGGGACAAGTGCAAAAGGTAGGTGTCTCCATCTACGATCCAAGCGAATTAGAAGCGCTAATCCCACAATATCGTTTTGATCTGGTACAAGCCCCATTTAATCTTGTAGATCGTCGCCTTCACACCACTGGCTGGCTACAACGACTGAAGCATGTGGGCGTTGAAATTCATGCGCGCTCAGCCTTTTTGCAAGGCCTGTTATTGATGCCGCGAGCCGATATTCCGGCCAAGTTTGCACCGTGGACTGAGCTGTGGGATAAATGGCACAACTGGCTCGCGAGCCATTCAGTTTCAGCAGTCCAGGCATGTTTGGCTTATCCACTCTCTTTTTCAGAAGTTGATCGCGTTGTCATCGGGGCAGACAGTGTGAGCCAGCTGGAGCAAATTATCAGGGCAGCGAACAGTGCTGTGTCAGATGAACTACCAGACCTGCACTGCGATGCAGAGGATTTGATTAACCCATCCCATTGGCCCCGTTTATGA
- the pseC gene encoding UDP-4-amino-4,6-dideoxy-N-acetyl-beta-L-altrosamine transaminase, translating to MHIPYGRQNINEADIQSVIDVLRSDFLTQGPAVPAFENAVAEYCGARHAVAVNSATSALHIACLSLGVGSGDSVWTSPITFVASANCARYCGADVDFVDIAPRTYNMSVVRLKEKLLQAEAKGRLPKVVIPVHLCGQPCDMEGIYALSQQYGFKIIEDASHAIGGKYHNEPIGNCHYSDITVFSFHPVKIITTGEGGMALTNDASLAKSMQLLRSHGITRDEGGMTRASDGPWYYQQIELGYNYRMTDLQAALGLSQKQRLDEFVTKRHSLAHRYDDLLAGLPITTPWQHPDSYSGWHLYVIRLKLNEINKCHLDVFEALRAAGIGVNLHYIPVYQQPYYESLGFGAGYCPEAERYYAEAISLPMYPGLTEEQQNSVVSALIEAIR from the coding sequence ATGCATATTCCCTATGGGCGACAGAACATAAACGAGGCTGACATCCAGTCAGTTATTGATGTCCTGCGCTCTGATTTCCTAACTCAGGGCCCGGCAGTTCCTGCTTTTGAGAATGCAGTAGCTGAGTATTGTGGTGCACGGCATGCGGTTGCGGTTAATAGTGCTACATCAGCCTTGCACATTGCTTGCCTTTCCCTTGGGGTTGGCTCAGGTGATTCCGTCTGGACCAGTCCAATAACCTTTGTGGCTAGTGCCAACTGTGCCCGCTATTGTGGTGCTGACGTCGATTTTGTAGACATCGCCCCGCGTACTTACAACATGAGCGTTGTACGGTTGAAAGAAAAGCTGCTGCAGGCCGAGGCTAAGGGCAGATTGCCCAAGGTTGTGATTCCTGTTCATCTATGCGGTCAACCTTGCGATATGGAAGGCATATACGCGCTTAGTCAGCAATACGGCTTTAAGATCATCGAAGATGCATCGCATGCCATTGGTGGCAAATATCATAATGAACCGATCGGTAACTGTCATTATAGCGACATCACAGTCTTTAGTTTTCACCCGGTCAAGATCATCACCACAGGCGAAGGTGGTATGGCATTGACCAACGATGCAAGTCTTGCCAAGAGCATGCAACTCCTGCGTAGCCACGGTATTACCCGCGACGAGGGGGGCATGACACGCGCTTCGGATGGCCCTTGGTATTACCAGCAAATAGAGTTGGGTTATAACTATCGCATGACTGACCTACAGGCTGCGTTGGGGCTGAGCCAGAAGCAGCGACTGGATGAATTTGTTACTAAGCGCCATTCCTTGGCGCATCGATATGATGATTTGTTGGCTGGCTTGCCAATAACGACACCTTGGCAACACCCAGACAGTTATTCGGGATGGCATCTATATGTGATTCGGCTGAAGCTGAACGAGATAAACAAGTGCCATCTAGATGTATTTGAAGCCTTGCGTGCAGCCGGTATTGGCGTGAATTTGCATTATATTCCTGTGTATCAACAGCCATATTATGAAAGCCTGGGCTTTGGTGCGGGTTATTGCCCAGAAGCGGAACGGTATTACGCTGAGGCGATCAGTTTGCCGATGTATCCGGGCTTGACAGAAGAGCAACAGAACAGTGTAGTGAGTGCCTTGATCGAGGCGATCCGATAA
- a CDS encoding aminotransferase class III-fold pyridoxal phosphate-dependent enzyme — protein sequence MKIVALVQARMGSTRLPNKVMKPIGGIPMIELLLSRLSQAKMVDQIVVATSVDERNLPLIQHVQKLGYACEQGSENDVLERFVQAAKTHKADVVVRITGDCPLVDPELVDEVIRRFKAADVDYFSNVSPPTYPDGLDIEVCSFRVLEQASQETDKPYDREHVTPYVRESGKFNTSSMQYGQDLSALRWTVDEPADFAVIEKVFQHFYPRTDFTWSEVLNLQNQQPDIFNINQHLNRNEGATMGTGQKLWKRAKQVIPGGNMLLSKRAEMFLPDLWPAYFSKSKGCKVWDLDGKEYIDMSIMGIGTNTLGYGHQEVDDAVRKTIDAGNMSTLNCPEEVYLAEKLIEIHPWADMVRFARSGGEANAIAIRIARAATGKDKVAICGYHGWHDWYLSANLGDDKNLAGHLLPGLAPNGVPQNLRGTVFPFNYNNYAELEALVNANDIGVIKMEVVRNMGPEDNFLHKVRKLATDRGIVLIFDECTSGFRETFGGLHKKYGVEPDMAMFGKAMGNGYGITATIGRREVMEAAQTTFISSTFWTERIGPTAALKTLEVMQRVKSWEQITQTGSDITSKWKALAEKHGLSIATNGLPALTGFSFNSQNALAYKTLITQEMLAKGYLAATSVYVCTEHTPEVVSNYFEALAPIFALIRECEEGRDVMSLLKGPVCHGGFKRLN from the coding sequence ATGAAAATTGTTGCACTCGTTCAAGCCCGTATGGGTTCTACCCGTTTGCCGAACAAAGTTATGAAGCCGATAGGCGGCATACCAATGATTGAGCTGCTGCTCTCACGTTTGTCCCAAGCAAAAATGGTGGATCAGATTGTTGTTGCTACCTCAGTGGATGAACGGAATTTACCGCTAATTCAGCATGTGCAGAAACTCGGCTATGCCTGCGAACAAGGTAGTGAAAATGATGTGCTCGAGCGTTTTGTGCAAGCAGCAAAGACGCACAAGGCTGATGTGGTCGTGCGCATCACAGGCGACTGTCCGCTAGTTGATCCAGAGTTGGTCGATGAAGTTATCCGTCGTTTTAAAGCGGCTGATGTGGACTACTTTAGCAATGTTAGCCCGCCGACCTACCCAGATGGACTAGATATTGAAGTTTGCTCATTTAGGGTGCTGGAGCAAGCCAGTCAAGAAACCGATAAACCCTATGATCGGGAACATGTTACCCCTTATGTACGCGAATCTGGGAAATTCAATACTTCCTCCATGCAGTATGGCCAAGACCTCTCTGCCTTACGTTGGACGGTAGATGAACCCGCTGATTTTGCAGTGATTGAAAAGGTTTTTCAGCACTTTTATCCGCGTACCGATTTTACCTGGAGCGAAGTGCTTAATTTGCAAAACCAGCAGCCGGATATTTTTAACATCAATCAACATTTGAACCGTAACGAAGGAGCCACTATGGGCACCGGTCAGAAACTTTGGAAACGCGCAAAACAAGTTATTCCCGGTGGCAACATGCTGCTCTCCAAACGTGCCGAAATGTTTTTGCCTGATCTATGGCCAGCCTATTTTAGCAAATCCAAAGGCTGCAAAGTGTGGGATCTGGACGGTAAAGAATACATTGATATGTCCATCATGGGTATTGGCACCAATACCTTGGGCTACGGTCATCAGGAAGTGGATGACGCAGTGCGCAAGACCATTGATGCCGGCAATATGTCCACCCTCAATTGCCCGGAAGAAGTATACCTGGCCGAAAAACTGATTGAGATACACCCCTGGGCTGATATGGTGCGTTTCGCGCGCTCAGGCGGCGAAGCTAATGCTATTGCTATTCGTATTGCTCGGGCTGCTACGGGTAAGGATAAAGTAGCCATTTGCGGATATCACGGCTGGCACGATTGGTATCTGTCCGCTAATCTTGGCGATGACAAAAATCTGGCGGGCCATTTGCTTCCGGGTCTGGCGCCCAATGGTGTTCCCCAGAACTTGCGCGGCACAGTCTTTCCATTCAACTACAATAACTACGCCGAACTGGAAGCGCTGGTCAATGCCAATGATATTGGCGTGATCAAAATGGAAGTGGTGCGTAATATGGGCCCCGAAGATAATTTTCTGCACAAGGTGCGCAAACTGGCTACAGATCGCGGCATCGTGCTGATTTTTGATGAATGTACCTCCGGTTTTCGCGAAACTTTTGGCGGCTTGCACAAGAAATACGGCGTCGAGCCGGACATGGCCATGTTTGGCAAGGCAATGGGCAACGGCTATGGCATCACAGCGACTATTGGCAGACGCGAGGTCATGGAAGCGGCTCAAACCACGTTTATCAGCAGCACTTTCTGGACTGAGCGAATCGGGCCGACTGCCGCACTCAAAACGCTAGAAGTTATGCAACGTGTGAAATCCTGGGAGCAAATTACGCAAACTGGATCTGATATCACTAGCAAGTGGAAGGCGCTGGCGGAAAAACATGGCTTATCGATTGCTACTAACGGCTTGCCAGCACTAACAGGATTCTCGTTTAACAGCCAGAATGCGCTGGCTTACAAAACGCTCATTACGCAGGAAATGCTGGCAAAGGGTTATCTGGCCGCGACTAGCGTCTATGTCTGTACCGAGCATACGCCAGAAGTTGTCAGCAATTATTTCGAGGCATTGGCCCCGATATTTGCGCTTATTAGGGAATGTGAAGAAGGCAGAGATGTGATGAGCCTGCTCAAAGGACCTGTGTGTCATGGCGGATTTAAGCGGTTAAACTGA
- the pseG gene encoding UDP-2,4-diacetamido-2,4,6-trideoxy-beta-L-altropyranose hydrolase, with protein MKVVFRVDASARMGVGHLMRCLTLAEVLRERGAQISFVCREHTGNLIPLVRQKAMSVKALPTTEANATETGEDYASWLGVTQAVDAEQSIEALNGEKPDWLVVDHYGLDIEWEQRLRPHVGKLIVIDDLANRHHDCDVLLDQNFSAEGERRYSGLVPDACRLLAGPRYALLRPEYADYRRKHRFRDGQVKKVLVFFGGSDPQNMTGKTLEALSRTDLKDLEVDVVVGANNPHRKSIEQQAFHRPFTNLHEPRPHLADLMAKADLALGAGGATTWERMCLGLPAVVILIAENQRPGTEALAAVKLIQYVGQASDMTPESISKEVVGLISNPKRLIELSVQNQLMVDGLGAMRVREVMMPTDTVKLQLRAAYQEDMISYFNWANDPEVRKNAIHTDPVPWAAHTEWFTKKLSDPNSHLYVLDAAGLPVGQIRFDEEGKQARIDYSLDTLVRGRGWGAKLVSLGSDILQKIKPTELLAEVKTENQASRSVFLRLGFTLDGSNGGLLIFHRNPEKSNEVL; from the coding sequence ATGAAGGTAGTTTTCCGTGTAGATGCCTCTGCAAGAATGGGGGTCGGCCACCTTATGCGTTGCTTGACCCTGGCAGAGGTTCTGCGCGAGCGTGGCGCTCAGATAAGTTTTGTTTGTCGCGAGCACACGGGAAATCTTATTCCATTAGTGCGGCAAAAGGCGATGTCTGTCAAAGCACTACCGACCACGGAAGCAAATGCTACTGAGACTGGCGAAGACTACGCCAGTTGGTTGGGTGTGACACAAGCTGTAGACGCTGAGCAGTCCATCGAAGCACTCAATGGCGAAAAGCCGGATTGGCTGGTGGTGGATCATTACGGGCTTGATATCGAGTGGGAACAAAGGTTGCGCCCACACGTAGGAAAGTTGATAGTGATTGACGATCTGGCCAACCGTCATCACGATTGTGATGTGTTGTTAGATCAGAACTTTTCTGCAGAGGGCGAGCGCCGTTATTCAGGTCTAGTCCCGGATGCCTGCAGGCTGCTGGCAGGGCCCCGTTATGCGTTGCTTCGCCCAGAATATGCGGATTATCGGAGAAAGCACCGTTTCCGTGATGGCCAAGTTAAAAAGGTGTTGGTATTTTTCGGCGGTTCAGATCCGCAGAACATGACCGGGAAAACGCTTGAAGCATTATCCCGTACCGATCTGAAGGATTTGGAAGTAGATGTCGTGGTCGGTGCCAATAATCCTCACCGCAAGTCCATTGAACAGCAGGCGTTTCACAGACCGTTTACTAATTTGCACGAGCCTCGTCCACACTTGGCGGATTTAATGGCAAAAGCAGATTTGGCATTGGGTGCGGGAGGTGCAACGACATGGGAGCGCATGTGTTTAGGGTTGCCAGCAGTAGTTATCTTGATTGCCGAGAATCAGCGCCCGGGAACTGAAGCACTTGCTGCAGTGAAATTGATTCAATATGTGGGCCAAGCTTCAGACATGACTCCAGAAAGTATTTCAAAAGAGGTTGTCGGGTTAATTTCAAATCCTAAACGCTTAATTGAGTTGAGCGTGCAAAATCAGCTTATGGTTGATGGGCTTGGTGCGATGAGAGTTCGGGAAGTCATGATGCCGACTGACACCGTTAAACTCCAACTTCGGGCAGCATACCAAGAGGACATGATTAGCTATTTCAACTGGGCAAATGATCCGGAAGTACGAAAAAATGCAATTCACACTGATCCAGTTCCTTGGGCAGCGCATACAGAATGGTTTACGAAAAAATTGAGTGACCCAAATAGTCATTTGTATGTTTTAGATGCTGCGGGGCTTCCTGTAGGGCAGATTCGATTTGATGAGGAAGGCAAGCAGGCAAGAATTGATTATTCACTCGATACTTTGGTGCGGGGAAGAGGATGGGGCGCAAAACTGGTTTCTCTTGGTTCGGATATATTGCAAAAAATTAAGCCAACAGAATTGCTAGCGGAAGTAAAAACAGAAAACCAGGCATCTCGCTCAGTTTTCTTACGCCTCGGATTTACACTGGATGGAAGTAATGGTGGCCTCTTAATCTTTCATCGCAATCCTGAAAAATCAAATGAAGTACTTTAG
- a CDS encoding PIG-L deacetylase family protein produces MAHSILILAAHPDDEVLGCGGTIAKLADQGAIVHVAFLADGVFSRAGDTAAQQEELNVRRAAARKACAILGVKSVSFGDFPDNRMDTVALLDITKAVEPLIAEHQPEMVFTHHAGDVNIDHRRMHEAVVTACRPQLGHPVKTLLSFEVPSSTEWQLPGSAPAFAPNWFVDVSDTLNRKLAALDAYAAELRAWPHPRSRQGVEYLARWRGATVGVDAAEAFMLGRQLA; encoded by the coding sequence ATGGCCCACTCCATTCTGATTCTCGCTGCCCACCCAGACGATGAAGTTCTCGGCTGTGGCGGCACCATTGCTAAATTGGCTGATCAAGGTGCTATTGTGCATGTCGCCTTCTTGGCCGATGGTGTTTTTTCACGGGCTGGTGATACGGCAGCGCAGCAGGAAGAACTAAATGTTCGCCGGGCGGCAGCCCGGAAAGCCTGCGCTATTCTGGGAGTGAAGTCGGTGTCTTTTGGAGACTTTCCAGATAATCGTATGGATACAGTTGCGTTGCTCGACATTACCAAAGCAGTTGAGCCTTTGATTGCAGAGCACCAGCCTGAAATGGTGTTTACCCACCATGCAGGTGATGTCAACATAGATCATCGACGTATGCATGAAGCTGTTGTTACAGCCTGCCGTCCACAACTAGGTCATCCGGTTAAGACTTTACTTAGTTTCGAGGTGCCCTCCAGTACCGAATGGCAACTTCCAGGAAGTGCACCAGCCTTCGCGCCTAACTGGTTTGTGGATGTTTCAGATACACTTAATCGTAAGCTTGCAGCACTGGATGCTTATGCGGCAGAACTTCGTGCCTGGCCTCATCCGCGTTCGAGACAAGGTGTAGAGTATTTAGCACGTTGGCGCGGGGCGACTGTAGGCGTAGATGCGGCTGAAGCATTTATGCTAGGACGACAATTGGCATGA
- a CDS encoding methionyl-tRNA formyltransferase — MSNNQLKRCCVIATSRAWNQDMVERLGALTGRDFRLITTPGELTVEKLAPINPEFIFFPHWSHHIDSGIYEQFECVIFHMTDLPFGRGGSPLQNLIARGIYETKISALRCVEEMDAGSIYLKRLFSLYGSAEEIFIRASSVIEDMIAEILQKLPEPKPQEGEPTVFKRRRPEDGDLATAQSLEQMFDQIRMLDAEGYPNAFLNIGPFKFEFTRASQKVGQIMADVRVTLVDNVKERDN, encoded by the coding sequence ATGAGCAACAATCAACTTAAACGATGCTGTGTCATAGCGACAAGTCGGGCGTGGAACCAGGATATGGTTGAGCGACTGGGTGCTTTGACCGGACGAGATTTCAGGTTGATTACTACTCCGGGAGAGCTGACAGTAGAGAAATTGGCCCCCATTAATCCTGAATTTATATTTTTCCCGCATTGGTCGCATCATATTGATTCAGGTATTTATGAGCAGTTCGAGTGTGTGATATTTCATATGACGGATTTGCCCTTTGGCAGAGGGGGAAGTCCGTTGCAAAATCTGATTGCACGCGGCATCTATGAAACCAAGATTTCAGCACTTCGTTGCGTGGAAGAAATGGATGCAGGGTCAATTTACCTGAAGAGGCTATTCAGCCTTTATGGCTCGGCAGAAGAGATTTTTATACGTGCATCCAGTGTCATCGAAGATATGATCGCAGAGATACTGCAAAAACTACCTGAACCAAAGCCGCAAGAGGGGGAGCCCACAGTATTCAAGCGGAGAAGACCGGAAGACGGTGATTTAGCCACAGCGCAATCACTGGAACAGATGTTTGACCAGATCCGCATGCTGGATGCGGAGGGTTATCCTAACGCATTTTTGAATATTGGGCCTTTCAAGTTTGAATTTACCAGGGCATCACAGAAAGTCGGCCAGATAATGGCGGATGTACGGGTTACGCTGGTCGACAACGTCAAAGAAAGAGATAACTAA
- the pseB gene encoding UDP-N-acetylglucosamine 4,6-dehydratase (inverting), producing the protein MLNNSSILITGGTGSFGHTFVPMTLAKYNPRRLVIYSRDEMKQWEMAKLYGNDERVRFFIGDVRDKDRLSRALDGIDYVVHAAATKIVPTAEYNPFECVKTNVLGAMNLIDACIDQKVKRVVALSTDKASSPANLYGATKLTSDKLFVAGNSYAGAHETRFGVVRYGNVMGSRGSVIPFFLSIADKGVLPITDERMTRFMITLEQGVDLVWHAFEDMVGGEIYVKKIPSMKVTDIARAVAPDAHHEVVGIRPGEKLHEQMLGTEDALHTYEYPDHFKILPAIHNWSNDPARINGGKKVAEDFTYCSDNNAEWMSVEALRTWIEHNRNKIGNI; encoded by the coding sequence ATGCTCAATAACTCGTCAATTCTTATCACCGGGGGTACAGGATCCTTTGGCCATACCTTCGTGCCTATGACGCTGGCAAAATACAACCCGCGTCGTTTAGTTATCTACTCACGCGACGAGATGAAACAGTGGGAAATGGCCAAACTTTATGGCAACGACGAACGGGTACGCTTCTTTATCGGGGATGTACGCGACAAGGACCGTCTTTCGCGTGCACTTGATGGCATTGATTACGTGGTACACGCAGCCGCGACCAAGATCGTTCCAACGGCCGAGTACAACCCATTTGAATGCGTGAAGACCAATGTGTTGGGTGCGATGAACCTGATCGATGCCTGTATAGACCAAAAGGTTAAGCGAGTCGTCGCACTTTCGACCGACAAAGCGAGTAGCCCGGCAAACCTATACGGCGCAACAAAACTCACCTCAGACAAACTATTCGTTGCGGGTAATTCCTACGCAGGTGCTCACGAAACCCGTTTTGGGGTGGTTCGTTACGGCAATGTGATGGGTTCGCGTGGTTCGGTTATCCCATTCTTCCTTTCTATCGCTGACAAAGGGGTATTGCCGATCACCGATGAACGCATGACCCGCTTCATGATCACTTTGGAGCAGGGTGTCGATCTTGTGTGGCATGCCTTCGAAGATATGGTGGGTGGGGAAATCTACGTCAAGAAGATCCCTTCCATGAAGGTGACCGATATTGCCCGCGCCGTTGCGCCCGATGCCCATCATGAAGTCGTCGGTATTCGCCCCGGGGAAAAGCTCCACGAGCAGATGCTCGGCACGGAAGATGCGCTGCATACCTATGAATACCCCGATCATTTCAAAATTCTGCCAGCAATTCATAATTGGAGTAATGACCCCGCTCGCATTAATGGCGGGAAAAAAGTTGCTGAAGACTTCACCTACTGCTCGGACAATAATGCTGAGTGGATGAGCGTTGAGGCGCTGCGCACTTGGATTGAGCATAATCGCAACAAAATTGGGAACATCTGA
- the pseI gene encoding pseudaminic acid synthase yields MIKIGNFEIGQQSKPFVIAEMSGNHNQSLERALEIVEAAAKTGAHALKIQTYTPDTMTIDLDEREFHISDPKSLWAGTSLYKLYGQAYTPWEWHKAIFDRARELGIMAFSTPFDDTAVDFLESLDVPFYKIASFENTDLPLIRRVAATGKPLIISTGMATVAELDETVRAAREAGCQDLILLKCTSTYPATAENTNILTIPHLRELFGCEVGLSDHTMGIGVSVASVALGATVIEKHFTLNRADGGVDSTFSMEPAEMAQLVVETERAWQALGQVSYGPTEAEKKSIQFRRSLYVVKDLAAGDVLTRDNVRAIRPGLGLPPKYLEQVLGMTVKQNVKRGEALGWGLLA; encoded by the coding sequence ATGATCAAGATAGGTAATTTTGAGATCGGGCAGCAGAGCAAACCTTTTGTTATTGCTGAAATGTCCGGTAACCATAACCAGTCGCTGGAACGCGCATTGGAAATTGTCGAAGCCGCAGCCAAGACCGGTGCTCATGCGCTGAAAATTCAGACTTATACGCCCGATACCATGACGATTGATCTGGACGAGCGTGAATTCCATATCAGCGATCCTAAGAGCCTGTGGGCAGGCACTTCGCTCTATAAGCTGTATGGCCAGGCCTACACGCCGTGGGAATGGCACAAAGCTATATTTGACCGGGCGCGTGAACTCGGGATTATGGCTTTCAGCACGCCGTTTGATGACACGGCGGTAGACTTTCTCGAAAGCCTGGATGTGCCATTCTACAAAATTGCGTCCTTTGAGAATACCGATTTGCCTCTGATTCGCCGCGTGGCAGCAACGGGTAAACCGCTAATCATTTCAACTGGCATGGCTACCGTGGCAGAGCTTGATGAAACAGTTCGGGCTGCACGTGAGGCCGGTTGTCAGGATCTGATTTTGTTAAAATGTACTAGCACTTACCCGGCTACTGCCGAGAATACGAATATTCTTACTATTCCGCATCTGCGCGAACTGTTCGGTTGTGAAGTGGGGCTGTCTGATCACACCATGGGTATAGGGGTATCGGTGGCAAGCGTTGCGTTAGGTGCCACTGTCATCGAAAAGCACTTTACGCTCAATCGTGCCGATGGGGGGGTGGATAGCACCTTTTCCATGGAACCTGCGGAAATGGCACAGCTCGTAGTGGAAACAGAACGCGCTTGGCAGGCGCTTGGGCAGGTCAGCTACGGGCCTACAGAAGCTGAAAAGAAATCTATACAGTTTCGTCGCTCTTTGTATGTTGTTAAGGATCTTGCGGCAGGCGATGTCCTCACGCGTGATAATGTCCGGGCAATTCGACCCGGTTTGGGTTTGCCACCAAAATATCTGGAACAGGTTCTAGGTATGACTGTAAAACAAAATGTTAAACGTGGGGAG